The following proteins come from a genomic window of Pelagicoccus albus:
- a CDS encoding cupin domain-containing protein has protein sequence MDNRVVSLKDKASKLEETWSPRVIGEVNDFYAKVAKLRGNFAWHKHDEEDELFLVISGSLKIELEDGAVELKEGEMYVVPRGEMHNPIAEEECSVLLFERKSTKHTGDLKIARTKSEEDQLRPF, from the coding sequence ATGGATAATAGGGTTGTTAGCCTCAAGGATAAGGCTTCGAAATTAGAGGAAACTTGGTCGCCACGCGTCATTGGAGAAGTGAACGACTTTTACGCCAAGGTAGCGAAACTGAGGGGAAACTTTGCCTGGCATAAGCATGACGAAGAGGATGAGCTATTCTTGGTCATTTCAGGTTCTCTCAAAATCGAACTCGAGGATGGAGCAGTTGAGTTGAAGGAGGGAGAAATGTACGTTGTCCCTCGAGGGGAGATGCATAATCCAATCGCCGAAGAAGAGTGTTCTGTTTTACTCTTCGAAAGAAAATCGACTAAACACACGGGCGACTTGAAAATCGCTCGAACAAAAAGCGAAGAGGACCAACTTCGACCATTCTGA